From the Desulfovibrio sp. JY genome, one window contains:
- a CDS encoding glycosyltransferase family 39 protein: protein MLESCIAFVLLAELGCVLAAWYRLQDPASGIGEALACALALTLAGLGLAVQFLFALGLARYPWLLDADAAVFFAYAWRRGKRRFLPDLREACRVAATSASAWVLAAGCALLALTVWVAPPANWDSMTYNLARVCIMMQENTLAPEHINTFRQVSFSPGFDLLHWFFLRYHTDRAIAIFSFLAYLTIIAGSFSVARRYGDARFALRTALIVASLTLLPLEATSTKNDIGAAAMAVACLIGAARLLDRPGPGILVFFVTCACYGLSTKAHFAFFGAPLTVLLFLARDRELSKMVREWSRRAPLRLAFGILAMLAVLALCLGSQWINLARYGDAFGPRQAVALHENHDGLPGAAANLTRYVLNSIDIPGKWWFTTRRDIHAALFGPGKGPGATMAYNAYFAPGNALREDSAAFGLLGGVLVVPCSLLALFRRRDTLVRLAALAQWTFFLALCATITWFSFNNRFLTLFFAASAPALAAARGWWHDRKWVRLPVLVLAVCTLGAAKLANQDRPLVDAAYLPKVDPPFEASLFDRPGGRRGVYDAYFHGPLLLDYLSRGLYPGGRGLLVAGKDSWVYPILFYGHRQHWLVMGEDAPAAVVDGERYDMCQCPSLRRLVDRFDVAVIMESPAAAACLSGEKTVMTTQAPWGKVLVFAPGASREKAVAP from the coding sequence ATGCTCGAAAGTTGCATCGCCTTTGTTTTATTGGCCGAACTGGGTTGCGTCCTTGCCGCCTGGTACAGGCTGCAAGACCCCGCATCCGGCATCGGCGAGGCACTCGCGTGCGCCCTAGCCCTGACGCTTGCCGGGTTGGGCCTGGCCGTCCAATTTCTTTTCGCCTTGGGTCTGGCCCGGTATCCCTGGCTCTTGGATGCGGACGCAGCCGTCTTTTTCGCCTATGCCTGGCGGCGGGGCAAGAGGCGATTTCTCCCGGATCTTCGCGAGGCCTGCCGCGTGGCCGCCACCTCCGCCAGTGCCTGGGTGCTGGCCGCGGGCTGCGCCCTGCTGGCGCTGACGGTGTGGGTCGCTCCGCCGGCCAACTGGGATTCCATGACCTACAATCTGGCCCGGGTGTGCATCATGATGCAGGAAAACACCCTGGCTCCGGAACACATAAACACCTTCCGGCAGGTATCCTTCAGCCCGGGCTTCGACCTGCTGCACTGGTTCTTTCTCCGCTACCACACGGACCGGGCCATCGCTATTTTTTCCTTTCTCGCCTACCTGACCATCATCGCGGGAAGCTTTTCTGTGGCCAGACGATACGGCGACGCCCGTTTCGCCCTGCGTACGGCGCTTATCGTGGCTTCGTTGACGCTCTTGCCCCTGGAAGCCACCTCCACCAAGAACGACATCGGCGCGGCGGCCATGGCCGTGGCCTGCCTGATCGGCGCCGCCCGACTGCTCGATCGTCCCGGTCCCGGGATCCTGGTCTTTTTCGTCACCTGCGCCTGTTACGGGCTTTCGACCAAGGCCCATTTCGCCTTTTTCGGCGCTCCGCTCACCGTACTCCTTTTCCTCGCGCGAGACCGGGAACTGAGCAAAATGGTGCGAGAGTGGTCACGCAGGGCTCCCCTGCGTCTGGCCTTTGGCATCCTGGCCATGCTTGCCGTCCTGGCGCTGTGCCTCGGCAGCCAATGGATCAACCTAGCCCGTTACGGTGATGCCTTCGGTCCGCGCCAGGCCGTGGCCCTGCACGAAAATCACGACGGACTGCCGGGCGCGGCGGCCAACCTGACCCGATACGTCCTCAACAGCATCGATATTCCGGGGAAATGGTGGTTCACGACCCGCCGCGACATCCATGCAGCCCTTTTCGGCCCGGGCAAGGGGCCGGGCGCGACCATGGCCTATAACGCCTATTTCGCTCCGGGCAACGCCCTGCGGGAGGATTCGGCGGCATTTGGCCTACTTGGGGGCGTACTCGTGGTTCCCTGCAGCCTGTTGGCCCTTTTTCGTCGACGCGACACACTCGTCCGTCTGGCCGCCCTCGCCCAGTGGACCTTTTTCCTGGCCCTTTGCGCCACGATCACCTGGTTTTCCTTCAACAACCGGTTTCTGACGCTCTTTTTCGCGGCAAGCGCGCCGGCCCTGGCCGCCGCACGGGGATGGTGGCACGACCGGAAATGGGTCCGGCTCCCTGTGCTCGTCCTGGCGGTTTGCACCCTTGGCGCGGCGAAACTGGCCAACCAGGACCGACCACTCGTTGACGCGGCGTATCTGCCGAAAGTCGATCCTCCCTTCGAGGCGTCGCTCTTCGATCGCCCGGGAGGCCGGCGTGGCGTTTACGACGCCTATTTTCACGGCCCGCTGCTGCTCGACTACCTGTCCCGGGGGCTTTATCCCGGCGGCCGGGGACTGCTCGTCGCCGGCAAGGACAGCTGGGTCTACCCGATCCTTTTTTACGGGCACAGGCAACACTGGCTGGTCATGGGCGAGGATGCGCCAGCGGCCGTCGTCGACGGCGAGCGCTACGACATGTGCCAATGCCCTTCCCTGCGCCGATTGGTGGACCGGTTCGACGTGGCTGTGATCATGGAATCCCCGGCCGCCGCGGCCTGCCTTTCCGGAGAAAAAACCGTCATGACCACCCAGGCCCCTTGGGGAAAGGTGCTGGTATTCGCGCCTGGCGCATCACGGGAAAAAGCCGTCGCGCCGTAG
- a CDS encoding FAD-binding oxidoreductase, protein MSERTPHISLPLERLVPRVLDISPKEIEAWPEDARNLAVAVAAELFLVRANPFINPDDVKASVEKRLAGANPKAWGDYPRLIKKAYKAFWDVYESDKRFRENLVERLRRFLPAEDVVTAAHSLVECSTDATDLRMEMPICMLLPETADHIRQILRLAYELEFAIIPRGGGSGLTGGAVPAHRRSVILSLSKFKKILAIDEEARTLCAQTGVITMHAIKAAAAKGLLFTVDPASKAASSLGGNIAENAGGPFAFEYGTTLDNIISYKMVEATGEIIEVRRVNHPRHKIRPEETAVFEILDGEGSVRDVVRLPGRDIRAPNLGKDVSNKFLGGLPGVQKEGVDGIITEACFALYPVPKYSRTLCLEFFGRSMNNAMCVIRDVVGLRNRIREEGDAVKISALEEFNSKYVKAINYAKKSSQYEGDPISVLLLQLDSDKEDALLRAAADIVDIVDPYDNVDVFEAKDAKTAELYWEDRHKLSAISKRTSGFKINEDVVIPLSVVPEFAQFLEDLNLHCIAHAYRTALQNAGRLPGIPASDEFVAMELEFCDRVLRGKITARDLSDSEVEVQTHYFFTDLASRYPKLKEQLAAIHTEMTATRIEVASHMHAGDGNCHVNIPVNSNDPEMMRQALEAAEKVFEKVTTLGGAVSGEHGIGITKIAFLDDAKIEALRAYKKRVDPKNIINPGKLTTRTLRVEPYTFSFNRLIRDIKKTALPDKDTLISILSGIQFCNRCGKCKQVCPMFAPEHGMLYHPRNKNIAIGALIEAIYYSQISHGEPDPALLDKLRKLVDHCTACGKCTSVCSVKIESGKVALGLRNFLDQQGCGGHPIKHKILSYLVEDVENRAPKAAKLAAYGQQFHNKVMPLLPRFWRNRIENPGLRGPNPNLGLRSLSERLDLDKGSIFIPQEGREAPETVLYFPGCGASLFSSAIGMAAIHLLLRAEVAVLVPHRHLCCGYPLLAAGMGEAYRQNREHNRAALAALLAEAESLGLLPAFSLTSCGTCREALEEHDLVALRPDLVHMDVTQFLLGRLEFPAGEDKTPILYHAACHSEWAGVAKNKAAGMYMDALRKVTGRPVDLSPHCCGESGMGAMTTPAIYNRLRERKRITLAENLAEASEAMPILVGCPSCKMGIQRILSEMHDKHQVMHTLEYLAEALDGPKWKKVLRKNAKAARVRG, encoded by the coding sequence ATGTCTGAGCGAACACCGCATATATCCCTCCCCCTTGAGCGGCTCGTACCCCGCGTCCTCGACATCTCGCCCAAGGAGATCGAGGCGTGGCCCGAGGACGCCAGGAATCTTGCCGTGGCCGTGGCCGCCGAACTTTTCCTCGTGCGCGCCAATCCCTTCATCAACCCCGACGACGTCAAGGCTTCGGTGGAAAAGCGTCTGGCCGGGGCCAATCCCAAGGCCTGGGGCGATTATCCGCGCCTGATCAAGAAGGCCTACAAGGCCTTTTGGGACGTCTACGAATCGGACAAGCGCTTCCGGGAGAACCTGGTCGAGCGGTTACGCCGTTTCCTGCCGGCCGAGGACGTGGTCACCGCCGCCCACTCCCTGGTGGAGTGCTCCACCGACGCCACGGATTTGCGCATGGAGATGCCCATTTGCATGCTCCTGCCCGAAACCGCCGACCATATCCGTCAGATTCTGCGTCTGGCCTACGAGCTGGAATTCGCCATCATTCCGCGCGGCGGCGGCTCGGGGCTGACCGGCGGGGCCGTACCGGCCCATAGGCGTTCGGTCATTCTCAGCCTGTCAAAATTCAAGAAGATCCTGGCCATCGACGAGGAGGCCCGGACCCTTTGCGCCCAGACCGGCGTCATCACCATGCACGCCATCAAGGCGGCCGCGGCCAAGGGGCTGCTTTTCACCGTGGACCCGGCTTCCAAGGCGGCCTCGTCGCTCGGCGGCAATATCGCCGAGAACGCCGGCGGGCCGTTCGCCTTCGAGTACGGCACCACCCTCGACAACATCATCAGCTATAAGATGGTCGAGGCCACGGGCGAGATTATCGAGGTGCGCCGGGTCAATCACCCGCGCCACAAGATTCGCCCGGAAGAGACGGCCGTTTTCGAGATTCTTGACGGGGAAGGCAGCGTGCGCGATGTGGTGCGCCTGCCCGGCCGGGACATCCGCGCCCCCAACCTCGGCAAGGACGTGTCCAACAAGTTCCTTGGCGGGCTTCCCGGCGTGCAGAAAGAGGGCGTGGACGGCATCATCACCGAGGCCTGTTTCGCCCTGTATCCCGTCCCCAAGTATTCGCGCACGCTGTGCCTGGAATTTTTCGGCCGGTCGATGAATAACGCCATGTGCGTCATCCGCGACGTGGTCGGGCTCAGAAACCGTATCCGCGAGGAAGGCGACGCGGTCAAGATTTCGGCCCTGGAGGAGTTCAACTCCAAGTACGTCAAGGCCATCAATTACGCCAAGAAGTCCTCACAGTACGAGGGCGACCCGATTTCGGTGCTGCTGCTCCAGCTCGACTCCGACAAGGAGGACGCGCTCCTGCGCGCGGCGGCCGACATCGTGGACATTGTCGATCCCTATGACAATGTGGACGTTTTCGAGGCCAAGGACGCCAAGACGGCGGAGCTGTACTGGGAGGACCGGCACAAACTCTCGGCCATTTCCAAGCGCACCTCGGGATTCAAGATCAACGAGGACGTGGTCATTCCGCTGTCCGTCGTGCCGGAGTTCGCCCAGTTCCTGGAAGACCTGAACCTCCACTGCATTGCCCACGCCTACCGAACGGCCCTGCAAAACGCCGGCCGGCTGCCCGGCATCCCGGCCTCGGACGAATTCGTGGCCATGGAGCTGGAATTTTGCGACCGGGTGCTGCGCGGCAAGATCACGGCCCGGGACCTGTCGGATTCGGAAGTGGAGGTGCAGACCCACTACTTCTTCACCGATCTGGCCTCGCGCTATCCCAAGCTCAAGGAGCAGCTCGCCGCCATCCACACCGAGATGACCGCCACCCGCATCGAGGTGGCGAGCCATATGCACGCCGGCGACGGCAACTGCCACGTCAACATCCCGGTCAATTCCAACGATCCGGAGATGATGCGGCAAGCCTTGGAAGCGGCGGAAAAGGTTTTCGAGAAGGTCACCACCCTTGGCGGCGCGGTTTCGGGCGAGCACGGCATCGGCATCACCAAGATCGCCTTTCTGGACGACGCCAAGATCGAGGCGCTTCGCGCCTACAAGAAGCGGGTGGACCCGAAAAACATCATCAACCCGGGCAAGCTGACCACCCGTACGCTTCGGGTCGAGCCCTACACATTCTCGTTTAACAGGCTGATTCGCGACATCAAGAAGACCGCACTGCCGGACAAGGATACGCTGATTTCGATTCTAAGCGGCATTCAGTTCTGCAACCGTTGCGGCAAATGCAAGCAGGTCTGCCCCATGTTCGCCCCGGAACATGGCATGCTCTATCATCCGCGCAACAAGAACATCGCCATCGGGGCGCTGATCGAGGCCATCTACTATTCCCAGATCAGCCACGGCGAGCCCGACCCGGCGCTTTTGGACAAGCTGCGCAAGCTGGTTGATCACTGCACGGCCTGCGGCAAGTGCACGAGCGTGTGCTCGGTGAAAATCGAGTCCGGCAAGGTGGCCCTCGGACTGCGCAATTTCCTCGACCAGCAGGGTTGCGGCGGCCATCCCATCAAGCACAAGATTTTGTCCTACCTTGTCGAGGACGTGGAGAACCGCGCGCCCAAGGCGGCCAAGCTCGCGGCCTATGGCCAGCAATTCCACAACAAGGTCATGCCGCTTTTGCCCCGGTTCTGGCGCAACCGCATCGAGAACCCAGGGCTTCGCGGCCCCAATCCGAATCTTGGCCTGCGCAGCCTGAGCGAACGCCTGGACCTGGACAAGGGCTCCATTTTCATTCCCCAGGAAGGGCGCGAGGCTCCGGAGACCGTGCTCTATTTCCCGGGCTGCGGGGCGTCGCTCTTTTCCAGCGCCATCGGTATGGCCGCCATCCACCTGCTGCTTCGGGCCGAAGTGGCGGTGCTCGTGCCCCATCGGCATCTGTGCTGCGGCTATCCGCTTCTGGCGGCCGGCATGGGCGAGGCGTACCGGCAAAACCGGGAGCACAACCGGGCCGCCCTGGCCGCGCTTTTGGCCGAGGCCGAATCCCTTGGCCTTTTGCCGGCATTTAGCCTCACCAGCTGCGGCACCTGTCGGGAAGCCCTGGAGGAGCACGATCTCGTGGCCCTGCGGCCCGATCTCGTGCACATGGATGTGACCCAGTTCCTGCTTGGCCGGCTGGAGTTCCCGGCGGGCGAGGACAAGACGCCCATCCTCTACCACGCCGCCTGCCACAGCGAATGGGCCGGCGTGGCGAAAAACAAGGCCGCGGGCATGTATATGGACGCGTTGCGCAAGGTCACGGGCCGGCCTGTGGACCTTTCGCCCCACTGCTGCGGCGAATCGGGCATGGGGGCCATGACCACGCCGGCCATCTACAACCGGTTGCGGGAGCGCAAGCGCATCACCCTGGCCGAGAATCTGGCCGAGGCGTCGGAGGCCATGCCCATCCTGGTCGGCTGTCCGTCGTGCAAGATGGGCATCCAGCGTATCCTTTCAGAAATGCACGACAAACATCAGGTCATGCATACGTTGGAGTATCTGGCCGAGGCGCTCGACGGGCCGAAGTGGAAAAAGGTGTTGCGTAAAAACGCCAAGGCCGCCCGCGTTCGGGGTTGA
- the ruvX gene encoding Holliday junction resolvase RuvX has protein sequence MPPLLAIDYGQARVGLAITDPEARVVFPLRTLAWETRDALFHELLAVISDQAVTRIVVGYPVRAGGDEGLTGRQVRNFVARLTRRTNVPVELVDEALSTEEAAERLREAGYAGKELLARVDAQAAAVILERYLRGGALCCEPSSSES, from the coding sequence ATGCCGCCACTGCTCGCCATCGATTACGGCCAGGCCCGGGTGGGACTGGCCATAACCGACCCCGAGGCCCGGGTCGTCTTCCCCCTGCGCACCCTGGCCTGGGAGACCCGCGACGCCTTGTTTCACGAACTGCTTGCGGTTATAAGCGACCAGGCCGTCACACGCATCGTGGTCGGCTACCCCGTGCGGGCCGGCGGCGACGAGGGCCTTACCGGACGGCAGGTGCGCAATTTCGTGGCCCGCCTTACCCGGCGCACCAACGTGCCCGTGGAACTCGTCGACGAAGCCCTTTCCACCGAAGAAGCCGCCGAACGGCTGCGGGAAGCCGGATACGCCGGCAAGGAACTCCTCGCCCGCGTCGACGCCCAGGCGGCGGCCGTCATCCTCGAGCGCTATCTGCGCGGCGGAGCATTATGCTGCGAACCATCCTCCTCGGAATCCTGA
- the mltG gene encoding endolytic transglycosylase MltG has product MLRTILLGILICALVVGGLVGYHAYTFLTIPPQSPGETKTVTIEPGQSFDATAKMLVAEGVLRDADGFKLLAKVTEMGGKIKAGEFEVSTGWTPYKLLNYLTTAKSIQHKLAAPEGLTMRQIAKLADQAGLCSEQAFLKAARDPQLLAKYHIPAKTAEGFLFPNTYLFTRRHDDDGTYVVEAMLKEFWRQANFVWPTAKPEGKNLLDAVTLASIVEKETGVDAERPRVAGVFLNRMAKGMLLQTDPTIIYGLGDKFTGNLTRAHLEDPTNLYNTYVHPGLPPGPICSPGLKSLQAVAAPEIHDYYYFVANGQGEHKFSKTLEEHINAVNKYQRHGRK; this is encoded by the coding sequence ATGCTGCGAACCATCCTCCTCGGAATCCTGATCTGTGCCCTGGTCGTGGGAGGCCTCGTCGGCTACCACGCCTACACCTTCCTGACCATCCCGCCCCAATCGCCGGGCGAAACGAAAACCGTCACCATCGAGCCGGGCCAGTCCTTCGACGCCACAGCCAAGATGCTCGTGGCCGAAGGGGTGCTGCGCGACGCCGACGGTTTCAAACTCCTGGCCAAAGTCACGGAAATGGGCGGCAAGATCAAAGCCGGTGAATTCGAAGTCAGCACCGGCTGGACCCCCTACAAGCTGCTCAACTACCTGACCACCGCCAAAAGCATCCAGCACAAGCTCGCCGCGCCGGAAGGCCTGACCATGCGCCAGATCGCCAAACTGGCCGATCAGGCCGGTCTGTGCTCGGAGCAGGCCTTCCTCAAGGCCGCCCGCGACCCGCAACTCCTGGCGAAATACCATATCCCGGCCAAGACCGCCGAAGGGTTCCTGTTCCCCAACACCTACCTCTTCACCCGCAGACACGACGACGACGGCACCTACGTCGTCGAAGCCATGCTCAAGGAATTCTGGCGACAAGCCAATTTCGTCTGGCCCACCGCCAAACCCGAAGGCAAGAATCTTCTCGACGCCGTGACCCTGGCTTCCATCGTGGAAAAGGAAACCGGCGTCGACGCCGAACGCCCCCGCGTGGCCGGCGTCTTCCTCAACCGCATGGCCAAAGGCATGCTGCTCCAAACCGATCCCACCATCATCTACGGCCTCGGCGATAAATTTACCGGCAACCTTACCCGCGCCCACCTCGAAGACCCCACCAACCTCTACAATACCTACGTCCACCCCGGACTCCCCCCAGGTCCCATCTGCTCCCCCGGCCTCAAATCCCTCCAGGCCGTCGCCGCGCCCGAAATCCACGACTACTATTACTTCGTCGCCAACGGCCAAGGCGAACACAAATTCAGCAAGACCCTCGAAGAACACATCAACGCCGTCAATAAATACCAGCGCCACGGCCGGAAGTAG
- the trpS gene encoding tryptophan--tRNA ligase: protein MSENTPKENKRIVSGMRPTGPLHLGHYFGVLKNWVALQDTHECFFFVADWHALTTEYATPKRIKGFVPELVKDWVAAGLDPEKCVLFQQSQIKEHVELHLLLSMVTPVSWLERNPTYKDQLTELAAKDLATYGFLGYPVLMASDILIYRPGFVPVGQDQLPHMELTREIARRANHLYGNFFPEPQALLTPDAKLAGLDGRKMSKSYGNSIGLSEDPGTMKKKVMSMLTCEKRARLTDPGDPKECNLYPYHELLTAPERLPEIVEGCTHATWGCGDCKKLLVESMTAFLEPIRDRRKAFDTDPNLVWDLLEQGNAKARACASRNLDALKKKLNFNF, encoded by the coding sequence ATGAGCGAAAACACCCCCAAGGAAAACAAACGGATCGTTTCCGGCATGCGCCCCACCGGCCCCCTGCACCTGGGCCACTACTTCGGCGTGCTCAAAAACTGGGTCGCCCTCCAGGACACCCACGAATGCTTCTTCTTCGTGGCCGACTGGCACGCCCTGACCACCGAATACGCCACCCCCAAGCGCATCAAGGGGTTCGTGCCGGAACTGGTCAAGGACTGGGTCGCCGCCGGGCTTGATCCGGAAAAATGCGTGCTGTTCCAACAGTCCCAGATCAAGGAGCACGTCGAACTGCACCTGCTCCTTTCCATGGTCACCCCCGTGTCCTGGCTGGAACGCAACCCCACCTACAAGGACCAGCTCACCGAACTGGCCGCCAAGGACCTCGCCACCTACGGCTTCCTCGGCTACCCCGTGCTCATGGCCTCGGATATCCTGATCTACCGGCCCGGATTCGTGCCCGTGGGCCAGGATCAGCTGCCCCATATGGAACTCACCCGGGAAATCGCCCGCCGGGCCAACCACCTCTACGGGAACTTCTTCCCCGAGCCCCAGGCCCTGCTCACCCCGGACGCCAAACTGGCCGGCCTCGACGGCCGCAAGATGAGCAAAAGCTACGGCAACTCCATCGGCCTGTCCGAAGACCCGGGCACCATGAAGAAAAAAGTCATGAGCATGCTCACCTGCGAAAAACGCGCCCGCCTGACCGACCCCGGCGATCCCAAGGAATGCAACCTCTACCCCTACCACGAACTGCTCACAGCCCCCGAGCGGTTGCCCGAAATCGTCGAAGGCTGCACCCACGCCACCTGGGGCTGCGGCGACTGCAAGAAACTGCTCGTCGAATCCATGACCGCCTTCCTCGAACCGATCCGCGACCGGCGAAAAGCCTTCGACACAGACCCCAACCTCGTCTGGGATCTGCTCGAACAAGGCAACGCCAAAGCCCGCGCCTGCGCCAGCCGCAACCTCGACGCCCTCAAGAAAAAGCTGAACTTCAACTTTTAG
- a CDS encoding site-2 protease family protein, with the protein MSPDISQTIQEIALLVVPVLMAVTFHEAAHGFVANWLGDPTARLAGRLTLNPIRHLDVLGTLAFLITRMIGWAKPVPVNPRYFRNPARGMMLVALAGPAMNFLLAVLFALSVHGIEYLGVGVVQGTVAFRILEPLLYMCAAGVTVNLALGIFNLLPVPPLDGSNILAGFLPPRMALRYQEFGRWGFLLLILLAVVGVLGKIILPPVSFLYQLLV; encoded by the coding sequence ATGTCTCCGGATATTTCCCAAACAATCCAGGAAATCGCCCTGCTGGTCGTCCCGGTGCTCATGGCCGTGACCTTCCACGAGGCGGCCCACGGCTTTGTCGCCAACTGGCTGGGTGATCCCACGGCCCGACTCGCCGGGCGGCTCACCTTAAACCCCATCCGCCATCTCGACGTGCTCGGCACCCTGGCCTTCCTGATCACGCGCATGATCGGCTGGGCCAAGCCCGTGCCCGTGAACCCGCGCTATTTCCGCAACCCGGCGCGCGGCATGATGCTCGTGGCCCTGGCCGGGCCGGCCATGAACTTCCTTTTGGCCGTACTCTTCGCCCTGTCCGTGCATGGCATCGAATACCTCGGCGTCGGCGTGGTCCAGGGCACTGTGGCCTTCCGCATCCTGGAGCCGCTGCTCTACATGTGCGCGGCCGGCGTCACGGTCAACCTGGCCCTCGGCATCTTCAACCTGCTCCCCGTGCCGCCGCTCGATGGCAGCAACATCCTGGCCGGCTTCCTGCCGCCACGCATGGCGCTTCGTTACCAGGAGTTCGGCCGCTGGGGATTTTTGCTGCTCATCCTGCTCGCCGTGGTCGGGGTGCTCGGCAAGATCATCCTCCCCCCGGTCTCCTTTCTCTATCAACTACTGGTCTAG
- a CDS encoding response regulator → MSGKILVVDDEKHIRMLYQEELEGEGYEVVTSDGEEDILPLMAKVSPDVVVLDIKLGGNRSGLDLLQEIRGKDQSVPVILSTAYDSFQHDLKSIAADYYVVKSVDLGELKNKVALAMEKAG, encoded by the coding sequence ATGAGCGGGAAGATATTGGTCGTCGACGACGAGAAGCACATTCGGATGCTCTATCAGGAAGAACTCGAGGGCGAAGGCTACGAGGTGGTGACCTCCGACGGCGAGGAAGACATCTTGCCGCTGATGGCCAAGGTCTCGCCGGACGTGGTGGTGCTCGACATCAAGCTCGGCGGCAACCGCTCGGGATTGGACCTGCTCCAGGAGATCCGCGGCAAGGACCAGAGCGTGCCCGTTATCCTGAGCACGGCCTACGACAGCTTTCAGCACGACCTGAAGTCCATCGCGGCCGACTATTACGTGGTCAAATCCGTGGACCTCGGCGAACTGAAAAACAAGGTGGCCCTGGCCATGGAAAAAGCCGGGTAA
- a CDS encoding adenine nucleotide alpha hydrolase family protein, which translates to MKCKRCGETAAVKLPSHHAGFCPECFERFFRKQVETAIRRHGMILPGEKVLVAVSGGKDSLALLRVLSDLGHDVTGLHVHLGIPDSSDPVCERTEAYCRENGFALHVLRLAEVGLAIPEVKDAVRRPICSVCGKIKRHYFNRFAYENGYAALATGHNLDDEVARLFANVLRWDAAYLGGQGPMLPAEGRFVRKIKPLYRLTEFETAAYCFFKGIDHWKAACPYSGGASFTGHKRLFADLEDRSPGQKTAFYEAFLAKGKSHFAGVGEENGPVLQPCERCGYPSSSEVCGVCRIRALVEKAGE; encoded by the coding sequence ATGAAGTGCAAACGATGCGGCGAGACGGCGGCGGTGAAGCTGCCGAGTCATCATGCGGGCTTTTGTCCGGAGTGTTTCGAGCGGTTTTTCAGGAAGCAGGTGGAGACGGCCATACGGCGTCACGGGATGATACTCCCGGGCGAGAAGGTGCTGGTGGCTGTTTCGGGCGGCAAGGATTCGTTGGCGCTCCTGCGGGTGTTGTCCGATCTGGGCCATGACGTGACCGGGCTGCATGTGCATTTGGGGATTCCGGACAGTTCGGACCCGGTGTGCGAGCGCACCGAGGCGTATTGCCGGGAAAATGGCTTTGCGCTGCATGTGTTGCGCTTGGCGGAGGTCGGGTTGGCCATTCCGGAGGTGAAGGATGCGGTACGCCGGCCGATCTGCTCCGTGTGCGGCAAGATCAAGCGCCATTATTTCAACCGGTTCGCCTACGAAAATGGGTATGCCGCCCTGGCCACGGGGCACAATTTGGACGACGAGGTGGCGCGGCTTTTCGCCAACGTACTGCGCTGGGATGCGGCCTATCTGGGCGGGCAAGGGCCGATGTTGCCGGCCGAGGGGCGTTTTGTGCGCAAGATCAAGCCGCTTTATCGCCTCACGGAGTTCGAGACGGCGGCGTACTGTTTTTTCAAGGGCATCGACCACTGGAAGGCGGCCTGCCCGTACAGCGGCGGGGCGAGCTTTACCGGGCACAAGCGGCTTTTTGCCGACCTGGAGGACAGGAGCCCTGGCCAGAAAACGGCCTTTTACGAGGCGTTTCTGGCCAAGGGCAAATCGCATTTCGCCGGTGTGGGCGAGGAGAACGGGCCGGTGCTTCAGCCCTGCGAGCGCTGCGGTTATCCGTCCTCGAGCGAGGTCTGCGGCGTGTGCCGCATCCGGGCTCTGGTGGAGAAGGCGGGGGAATAG